A genomic window from Candidatus Pelagisphaera phototrophica includes:
- a CDS encoding sialidase family protein yields the protein MFLKSNIRYSIKTIASLSIALCTVQGASTQYEGDLSDVVTIDELDPSGPFNKIWEPHFAKWSDDHYICAYGLQVRGKVDMGDMVASISLDKGKTWSPRIMIFDHQERNGSVQYAYNNAVLFRPPGQDVIWLYAMRAPMHYRDSENADLVAAYTADGGYSWHHVELAMGYQGSLIIVAGIETVKKNGVNHYLLPAHRNSQRHDLHGDRRQFVLESTSLVHWNLAGYVPYARDDPVFLHEGKIAQTDDPNILKMVMRTATMDRERPLNPPLAYSSISKDGGTTWSTSQAEPDLPNHRSKAFFGKDINGNHIYVYSNRVDRRGLYYKTLKPGGNWSKEKTFYFNDNRNSYPTLVEDTPGEWLAVWDSSNSPDKRRTAIRFGRLKK from the coding sequence ATGTTCCTCAAATCCAACATTCGATACTCAATAAAGACCATTGCGTCTCTTTCAATCGCGCTTTGCACCGTCCAAGGAGCTTCGACTCAATACGAAGGAGATCTGAGTGACGTTGTAACGATCGATGAGTTGGATCCCTCGGGCCCTTTCAACAAAATCTGGGAACCGCATTTCGCCAAGTGGTCTGACGATCACTACATCTGCGCTTACGGACTTCAGGTTCGGGGAAAAGTAGATATGGGAGACATGGTCGCGTCCATAAGCTTGGACAAAGGGAAGACCTGGAGCCCTAGGATTATGATATTCGATCACCAAGAACGTAACGGCAGCGTGCAATACGCCTACAACAATGCGGTCCTTTTCCGTCCGCCCGGCCAGGATGTCATTTGGCTTTATGCGATGCGAGCGCCTATGCACTACCGCGATAGCGAGAACGCGGATCTGGTGGCTGCTTATACCGCAGACGGCGGTTACTCCTGGCACCACGTCGAACTAGCCATGGGTTACCAAGGTTCTTTGATAATCGTCGCAGGCATCGAGACGGTGAAAAAAAATGGAGTCAATCACTACCTTCTCCCCGCCCATCGCAATTCGCAGCGCCATGATCTCCATGGCGATCGCAGACAATTCGTTCTGGAAAGTACCAGCCTCGTGCACTGGAATCTTGCGGGTTATGTTCCTTACGCTAGGGATGACCCGGTTTTTCTGCACGAAGGTAAAATCGCCCAGACAGACGATCCCAACATTCTGAAAATGGTCATGAGAACCGCCACAATGGACCGCGAGCGACCTTTGAACCCGCCTCTTGCCTATTCATCAATCAGTAAGGATGGAGGAACTACATGGTCGACATCTCAAGCGGAACCCGACCTGCCGAATCATCGCTCCAAAGCCTTTTTTGGAAAAGACATCAACGGAAATCACATTTACGTTTACAGCAACAGAGTCGATCGAAGAGGTCTCTACTACAAGACCCTGAAGCCCGGCGGCAATTGGTCGAAGGAAAAGACCTTCTATTTCAACGACAACCGAAACAGTTACCCCACTCTGGTCGAAGATACGCCGGGAGAGTGGCTCGCTGTCTGGGACAGTTCCAATAGCCCCGACAAACGCCGCACGGCTATCCGATTCGGAAGGTTGAAAAAATAA
- a CDS encoding sulfatase, protein MNIRSLLVISLASILVVGSQAQDSSPPNVLMISIDDLNDWTGFLFGHPQVLTPHMDKLAKQGRVFANAHCAIPVCSSSRVSVMSGVAATTHGSYELGPAYEELPALTDVPTIQRHFKDNGYYTLVGGKVLHHDFGNRLAGDVDRSLGRNKGGRPKEMMNIPAGWSKAWDWGEYPENDVEMGDFQLAEKAAAALHEKFDKPFFMSVGFFRPHVPLYAPPQWFDLYDVERIALPDNPVLDLDDLPKNFLSINDYAVAPKHVEVLEHRKQRSMTQAYLASISFVDHCVGMVLDALESSSYADNTIVVLWSDHGFHLGEKQHWAKRTLWEESTRVPLLFAGPGIDSGLATKEPASLIDIYPTLVELCQLSENPHLEGVSLVPQLDNPETPREQPAITSSYFGNHSIRTRDWRLIVYEDGAQELYDHRNDQDEFHNLAADPAHQETIEQLSQWLPQNATPEFRKVSERAMARAN, encoded by the coding sequence GTGAATATTCGCAGTCTACTAGTCATTTCACTCGCAAGTATCCTCGTTGTTGGATCGCAGGCTCAGGATTCGAGTCCTCCCAATGTCCTAATGATCAGCATTGACGATCTCAACGACTGGACAGGTTTCCTCTTCGGCCACCCGCAAGTGCTCACGCCTCATATGGACAAACTCGCCAAGCAGGGACGCGTTTTCGCCAACGCCCATTGCGCCATTCCGGTATGTTCTTCCTCGCGTGTCAGCGTGATGTCGGGAGTGGCGGCTACTACGCACGGCAGCTATGAGCTCGGACCCGCCTACGAGGAGCTGCCGGCCCTGACCGATGTGCCCACGATTCAACGTCACTTTAAAGATAACGGCTACTATACTCTGGTGGGGGGCAAAGTGCTGCACCACGATTTCGGCAATCGATTGGCGGGCGATGTTGATCGCTCGCTCGGCCGAAATAAAGGGGGCAGGCCGAAAGAGATGATGAATATTCCCGCCGGTTGGAGTAAAGCGTGGGATTGGGGAGAGTATCCGGAAAACGATGTCGAGATGGGTGATTTTCAATTGGCGGAAAAAGCGGCCGCTGCTCTGCACGAAAAATTCGACAAGCCTTTCTTCATGTCGGTGGGGTTCTTTCGCCCGCACGTGCCGCTTTACGCCCCCCCCCAATGGTTCGATCTATACGATGTCGAACGGATCGCGCTTCCCGATAATCCGGTTTTGGACCTCGATGATCTTCCGAAGAATTTTCTTAGCATCAATGACTATGCGGTGGCCCCGAAGCACGTCGAAGTGCTCGAGCATCGGAAGCAGCGAAGCATGACGCAGGCCTATTTGGCATCCATCAGTTTCGTCGACCATTGCGTAGGCATGGTTTTGGATGCTCTCGAATCCAGTTCGTATGCCGATAACACTATCGTCGTCCTATGGAGCGATCACGGGTTTCACCTCGGGGAGAAACAACACTGGGCCAAGCGCACGCTTTGGGAGGAGTCCACGCGCGTGCCGTTGCTCTTCGCTGGACCGGGCATCGACTCAGGATTGGCGACTAAGGAACCCGCTAGTCTGATCGATATTTACCCAACCCTCGTCGAACTGTGCCAGCTTTCCGAAAATCCCCATCTCGAAGGCGTCTCGCTTGTCCCTCAGCTGGATAACCCCGAAACGCCGAGAGAGCAGCCAGCGATTACTTCATCCTATTTCGGCAATCACTCCATCCGCACGCGCGACTGGCGGCTGATCGTTTACGAGGATGGAGCCCAGGAACTCTACGATCATCGAAACGATCAAGACGAATTCCACAATCTAGCTGCCGACCCTGCTCACCAAGAGACTATCGAACAGCTTTCGCAGTGGCTGCCGCAAAACGCTACGCCAGAGTTTAGGAAAGTCTCCGAACGAGCCATGGCCCGCGCGAACTGA
- a CDS encoding sulfatase, with protein sequence MPIRFISLVAFVLSFVITSESFLKAQSPNIVLVLTDDQGWGATSVLMDEDVPESKSDFIKTPYLEKLANRGVIFSQGYAPHPNCSPSRYSILTGKSPALLQMSDIVDRHKGPFFEGNRITPPPHVNDIADEEITIAEWIKHHRSEYAAAHFGKWHINGGGPERHGFDASSGATGNREGKSEDPDPKRIFSITESGNDWMEKQVQSGRPFYLQLSHYATHLAVFSKKSTIGETEARTPGERHNQAGHAAMSQDLDTGLGMTLSKIKELGIGDNTYVIYLGDNGSYPIPNPSNTNGPLHGWKATLWEGGIRVPFIVAGPGILPGRSREPVVGYDLFPTIADWLEIGSVPADQEGGSLANILSGQSNAKVKRANPFLVFHFPHYQLQKGGQPSTTLHQEDFKLVKFWETGDYHLYNLKEDLSETINLSKIDTNRTVRMSQLLEDYLKSIRAGIPTANTQFDPQKDPGKKWADIKARLVEDPYFIVP encoded by the coding sequence ATGCCTATTCGATTCATTAGTCTAGTCGCCTTTGTCCTCTCATTTGTAATAACGAGCGAATCGTTTTTGAAGGCGCAGTCGCCGAATATCGTGCTCGTCTTGACGGATGACCAAGGCTGGGGGGCGACTTCGGTATTGATGGATGAAGACGTACCTGAATCGAAAAGCGATTTCATCAAAACCCCCTATCTCGAAAAGCTAGCGAATCGTGGAGTCATATTTTCGCAAGGCTATGCCCCGCATCCGAATTGCTCGCCGTCTCGCTATTCGATCCTGACCGGGAAAAGCCCCGCATTGCTTCAGATGTCAGATATAGTCGACCGGCACAAGGGCCCCTTCTTTGAGGGAAACCGGATTACGCCACCACCGCATGTGAATGATATTGCGGATGAGGAGATCACAATAGCAGAGTGGATAAAGCATCATCGTTCCGAATACGCTGCGGCCCATTTTGGAAAGTGGCATATCAACGGGGGCGGTCCGGAGAGGCATGGATTTGACGCCAGCTCGGGAGCTACGGGAAATCGGGAAGGCAAAAGTGAAGACCCGGACCCGAAGCGTATTTTCTCGATCACTGAAAGCGGCAATGATTGGATGGAAAAACAGGTGCAATCGGGCAGGCCGTTTTACTTACAACTTTCGCACTACGCCACGCACTTGGCGGTCTTCTCAAAGAAATCGACTATAGGCGAAACAGAAGCGAGAACGCCCGGAGAACGTCATAATCAGGCAGGCCACGCTGCCATGAGTCAAGATTTGGATACAGGGTTGGGGATGACTTTGTCTAAAATTAAGGAGCTTGGAATTGGGGACAACACCTACGTCATCTATCTTGGCGATAATGGAAGTTATCCCATCCCAAATCCTAGCAACACGAATGGACCTCTCCATGGCTGGAAAGCGACTTTGTGGGAAGGCGGGATTCGGGTTCCATTCATTGTTGCGGGTCCAGGGATTTTACCGGGAAGAAGCCGGGAGCCAGTGGTGGGTTACGATTTATTTCCGACGATTGCAGATTGGTTGGAAATCGGATCCGTGCCTGCAGATCAAGAAGGGGGTAGCTTGGCGAATATCCTTTCAGGGCAGTCCAATGCGAAGGTGAAGCGAGCTAATCCGTTTCTCGTTTTTCACTTTCCACACTACCAGTTGCAAAAAGGTGGTCAGCCTTCCACGACGCTGCATCAAGAAGACTTCAAATTGGTCAAATTTTGGGAGACTGGCGACTATCACCTCTACAATTTGAAAGAGGATCTATCCGAGACAATAAACCTGTCAAAAATAGATACTAATCGAACGGTGCGAATGAGCCAATTGTTGGAGGATTACCTCAAATCGATCCGGGCTGGTATTCCAACAGCAAATACACAGTTCGATCCCCAGAAGGATCCGGGAAAGAAATGGGCTGACATTAAGGCGCGGCTGGTGGAGGATCCTTATTTTATCGTTCCGTAA
- a CDS encoding serine hydrolase domain-containing protein, which produces MLISCEPEPTGPLLTSKLQKIDRAIEKAVRQGKTPGGVFWLEHKGGVYTKAYGYAALQPQIAFASIDTLYDSASLTKVMATAPAILLLMERGEIELDAQVKQYLEDFDNGGKESITIRHLLTHTSGLRPGIDHTVEVNGIQEEWNGYETAIALAKEEKAQHPPGTQFIYSDINYIILGEIIEQISGMPLEEFTRKEIFKPLGMSDTGYLPSPKLRERIAPTKWVGGEMLRGIANNPICRKTGGVHGHAGIFTTAPDLAKFARMILNKGNLEGVRLLQPENVELMTSIQSPESVPSLRGLGWDIDSSYSGQRGEVFPIGGFGHTGFAGPSIWIDPFSQTIVIFMTNRIHPDGTGDVRELRRQIGTLSAEALVDFDFESVPNITR; this is translated from the coding sequence GTGCTCATTTCTTGCGAACCCGAGCCAACGGGACCCCTTTTAACCAGCAAGCTGCAGAAAATAGACCGAGCGATCGAGAAAGCGGTTCGACAGGGCAAAACTCCTGGTGGCGTTTTCTGGTTAGAGCACAAGGGAGGAGTCTATACCAAGGCTTACGGCTACGCCGCTCTCCAACCCCAGATCGCTTTCGCTTCGATCGATACCCTTTATGATTCGGCATCCCTGACTAAGGTAATGGCAACCGCTCCCGCGATCTTACTATTAATGGAACGTGGGGAAATCGAATTGGATGCACAGGTCAAGCAGTACCTTGAGGACTTCGACAACGGCGGGAAAGAATCCATCACTATTCGTCACCTTCTAACACATACATCCGGCCTACGTCCAGGAATTGATCATACCGTCGAAGTAAACGGCATCCAAGAAGAGTGGAATGGATACGAAACCGCTATCGCCCTTGCCAAAGAGGAGAAAGCACAACACCCGCCAGGAACCCAGTTTATCTACAGCGATATCAACTACATTATTCTGGGCGAGATCATTGAACAGATTTCAGGCATGCCGCTGGAAGAATTTACGCGCAAGGAAATCTTTAAACCATTGGGAATGAGTGACACGGGATACCTCCCGTCGCCGAAATTGCGAGAGCGAATCGCTCCGACCAAGTGGGTAGGTGGTGAAATGCTCCGAGGAATCGCCAACAATCCCATTTGTCGGAAAACCGGGGGCGTTCACGGACATGCAGGGATATTTACGACGGCTCCTGACCTGGCGAAATTCGCTCGTATGATCCTTAATAAGGGAAACCTGGAGGGCGTTCGCCTTTTGCAGCCAGAAAACGTTGAGTTGATGACTTCCATTCAGTCTCCCGAGAGTGTGCCCTCTCTCAGGGGACTCGGCTGGGATATCGACTCGAGTTACTCGGGTCAGAGGGGGGAGGTTTTCCCTATTGGAGGCTTCGGTCATACGGGGTTCGCCGGACCGAGTATTTGGATTGATCCCTTCTCCCAGACTATCGTGATTTTCATGACCAATCGGATACACCCCGATGGAACTGGTGACGTACGGGAATTGCGCCGCCAGATCGGCACCCTCTCTGCGGAGGCCCTTGTGGATTTCGATTTCGAATCCGTTCCGAATATCACAAGGTAG
- a CDS encoding MFS transporter, producing MSSSSESSQREIIGSPSPTNVHKLIFVMASVTSLMLYLHRYTWAVIRPELAREYGYTNTELEQIFTFFNITYALGQIPSGVVCDYFGARFFLSSLIGGWSLSLVLFALGGSFLTFCIARLIFGAAQAGAYPSLNSVSRNWFPPSNRTTMQGFVASFAGRAGGALAPIIMATVLMSYFGFHWKVALMIMAGAGIFLALVFFALYRNSPEDDKRVNEAERKLFRGENLAQKTQSKVLSFKEALKHRTLQIMVFAQVSNAGADIIYTSVLGSYFLSKGISIAEMGIYASFPLFGGAVGGFVGGYLNDYCIRLTGSRKNARRIMGSSGKIIATICLFFAISQTNVLALAIGLFVVKFFSDWSQPTVWGTCTDIGGRHSGTVFSIVNMSGNMGAVLVPVLLLGPLLDGFATTQVVDGVSEVVTNYFPMFIVVAVMYVITAFCWMTVDPSRPIDQGQES from the coding sequence ATGAGCTCCTCGTCAGAATCTTCTCAACGCGAAATTATCGGCAGCCCGAGCCCGACAAATGTTCACAAGCTGATCTTCGTCATGGCGTCGGTCACGTCACTGATGCTTTACTTGCACCGTTACACATGGGCAGTTATCCGACCCGAACTCGCTCGTGAGTATGGATATACGAATACAGAGCTAGAACAGATTTTCACGTTTTTCAATATTACTTATGCGCTGGGTCAAATTCCGAGTGGTGTGGTGTGTGACTACTTTGGAGCAAGGTTTTTTCTAAGTTCGCTTATTGGGGGATGGTCGCTGAGTTTAGTATTATTTGCCTTAGGAGGCTCGTTTCTGACCTTTTGTATCGCACGGCTTATTTTTGGCGCCGCGCAAGCAGGAGCGTATCCTAGTTTGAATAGTGTATCCCGGAACTGGTTTCCACCTTCCAACCGGACGACCATGCAAGGGTTTGTGGCGAGTTTCGCGGGAAGAGCAGGTGGGGCTCTCGCTCCGATCATAATGGCGACCGTGCTAATGAGCTACTTCGGTTTTCATTGGAAGGTGGCGCTCATGATAATGGCGGGAGCGGGGATTTTCTTAGCGCTGGTCTTTTTTGCTCTTTACCGGAATAGCCCGGAAGATGACAAGCGGGTGAACGAAGCTGAGAGAAAGCTTTTTAGAGGGGAGAACCTAGCCCAAAAAACTCAATCGAAAGTCCTGAGTTTTAAGGAGGCATTGAAGCATCGAACATTGCAGATAATGGTCTTCGCCCAAGTATCGAATGCGGGAGCGGACATTATTTATACTTCGGTCCTCGGTAGCTATTTCCTTTCGAAGGGAATATCAATCGCAGAGATGGGAATCTACGCGAGTTTTCCGCTCTTTGGCGGAGCCGTGGGAGGTTTTGTGGGAGGCTATCTAAATGATTATTGCATTCGTCTCACTGGGAGTCGAAAGAATGCGAGGCGAATAATGGGCTCCTCGGGAAAAATCATCGCAACGATATGCCTTTTCTTTGCGATTTCACAGACCAACGTCCTTGCTCTGGCGATTGGTTTGTTCGTTGTTAAGTTTTTCAGCGATTGGTCTCAGCCAACGGTATGGGGTACGTGTACCGATATTGGGGGGCGGCACTCAGGGACGGTCTTCAGCATTGTGAATATGTCAGGAAATATGGGCGCGGTTCTTGTGCCGGTACTGCTCTTGGGGCCCTTGTTGGATGGGTTTGCCACTACGCAGGTGGTTGATGGTGTTTCAGAGGTCGTGACCAACTATTTCCCCATGTTTATTGTGGTTGCGGTCATGTATGTGATAACGGCGTTTTGCTGGATGACGGTGGATCCCTCTAGGCCAATCGATCAGGGTCAAGAGAGCTGA
- a CDS encoding protein adenylyltransferase SelO, with product MDAVIGYLLHANLLTVKVSINFDNTYARLPERFYARLAPASLRVPKLIRVNRGLAESLSISRDWLESEEGVAMLSGNQAPEGAEPIAQAYAGHQFGGFVPQLGDGRALLLGEIVDTKGDRFDLQLKGSGRTPFSRQGDGKSALGPVIREYIVSEAMAALGVPTTRALAAVASGENVLRAEGSLPGGVFTRIAASHIRVGTFQYYYARNDLEGTRLLADYVIARHYPEAADSSNPYSALIGSVAKAQADLIAQWMSLGFIHGVMNTDNMAVSGETIDYGPCAFMDAFHPQCVFSSIDRGARYAWGNQPDIGLWNLTRFAETLLPLLSENTKEAKSLAESALSQFSDRFADQYIGGFRTKLGLPSSAPVTLIQDSLDLLASEKIDFTLFFRRLTQVAGGDSHQDLSVLFPEEEVFEKWFSNWRKEADPGNRYSEMRLANPILIPRNHRIEQAIQAAYRGDYSLFHRLVDALANPFDEQTEYEDLESPPLPEEVVHETFCGT from the coding sequence ATGGACGCAGTCATTGGGTATCTCCTTCATGCCAATCTCCTGACCGTAAAAGTGAGCATCAACTTCGACAACACCTATGCGCGTTTACCCGAGCGATTCTATGCTAGGCTTGCTCCGGCGAGCCTTAGGGTGCCAAAATTAATTCGAGTCAACCGAGGACTCGCGGAGAGCTTATCCATTTCTAGGGATTGGCTGGAGTCTGAGGAAGGAGTTGCGATGCTCTCGGGCAATCAAGCTCCTGAAGGGGCAGAACCGATTGCCCAAGCCTATGCGGGACACCAGTTTGGCGGTTTCGTACCGCAGCTCGGTGACGGCCGAGCCCTATTGCTCGGTGAGATCGTCGATACCAAAGGGGATCGTTTTGATCTGCAGCTGAAGGGCTCGGGGCGTACGCCTTTTTCCCGCCAAGGAGATGGAAAATCTGCCTTGGGACCGGTGATTCGGGAGTACATCGTCAGCGAAGCGATGGCGGCACTGGGTGTTCCGACAACGCGGGCTTTGGCAGCGGTTGCTTCGGGCGAGAATGTTTTGCGAGCGGAGGGCTCTTTGCCGGGTGGCGTTTTTACTCGGATTGCAGCGAGTCATATTCGCGTCGGTACGTTTCAGTACTACTACGCTCGCAATGACCTTGAGGGGACCCGACTGCTGGCCGATTACGTGATCGCCAGGCATTATCCTGAAGCAGCCGATTCGTCGAATCCCTATAGCGCCCTGATAGGTTCGGTTGCGAAGGCTCAAGCGGATTTGATCGCCCAGTGGATGTCGCTTGGCTTTATTCACGGAGTAATGAACACGGACAATATGGCGGTGTCAGGCGAAACGATCGACTACGGTCCCTGTGCATTTATGGACGCCTTTCATCCGCAATGCGTTTTTAGTTCGATCGATAGAGGTGCCCGTTACGCTTGGGGAAACCAGCCTGATATTGGATTATGGAATCTGACTCGATTTGCGGAGACCTTGTTGCCTCTGCTATCGGAGAATACAAAGGAGGCGAAGAGCTTGGCTGAGAGCGCTCTCTCTCAATTTTCAGATCGATTCGCGGACCAGTACATCGGCGGTTTTCGGACAAAATTAGGGCTTCCTTCATCTGCGCCGGTAACCCTCATTCAAGATAGCCTCGATCTTCTTGCGTCCGAGAAGATTGACTTCACGCTTTTCTTTCGGCGACTCACGCAAGTAGCCGGTGGGGATTCACACCAAGATCTCAGCGTGCTCTTTCCCGAAGAAGAGGTCTTTGAGAAGTGGTTTAGCAATTGGCGGAAGGAAGCGGATCCGGGTAACCGCTATTCGGAAATGAGGTTGGCCAATCCTATACTTATCCCGCGAAATCATCGTATTGAGCAAGCGATTCAGGCAGCCTACCGCGGAGACTATTCTCTCTTCCATCGGCTTGTCGATGCTTTGGCCAATCCATTTGATGAGCAGACTGAGTATGAAGATCTCGAATCACCACCGCTACCGGAAGAGGTTGTTCACGAGACGTTTTGTGGCACGTGA
- a CDS encoding sulfatase-like hydrolase/transferase — MRTLFLLFLLSAFGSIGFSDTRPNIVFIIVDDLNDMPLQPSGKPLVPTPNIDRLKAQGVTFTNAHTNDPLCAPSRASMLFGLYPQTTSLYWFENWQDNGIYKESVSLHDNLRKGGYGVYGTGKVYHGNQNGLFDEFGHYGDVGPWPWDGQSENFRLPHPQQLFLYEGEDADVDYKWEHVFGPLSDIPDWPADPANGIPGYKGWRLFGKPYRYVNSDDRDPLADELGAAWSAEVIKRQHDKPFALFTGLIRTHTPLYAPQNYFDRFPLESIELPVVDPNDLDDVSIALGNESLYGFRRYKMLVRHEGKDLFRKWLQAYMACVSFVDDQVGTILDAVEDSPERDNTIIFFTSDHGFHVGEKNFLYKGSLWEPSTRIPLIVAGVEGSAVGATCDHPVSLIDIYPTFNELLELNRNPNSDTNGYELEGHSLLPLIRDPENGEWSGPDVAITTIPGKNHMQHRIYEGTLYPHFSVRGKRWRYSLASNGGEELYDHDKDPFEWRNLANNPEYAFVKAGLKTQLIELRDGFSWNDLEDMRSWTSAKGVKVHGGEIRMSGGGSAMLATKDSFENFEFEADMKVEPKTRMKIRYRKEPGSVVYSPILASDEAKYSCFHVGEWNRYRIRVHDSRHQLWINNRFVSDDVRDATSESGPLIIEAMGTRSSDVRIRNPRIRKL; from the coding sequence ATGCGAACGTTGTTTCTTCTATTTCTTTTATCTGCATTCGGCTCGATCGGTTTCTCCGATACAAGGCCCAATATCGTCTTTATCATCGTTGATGACCTCAACGATATGCCGCTACAACCGAGTGGGAAGCCGCTGGTGCCGACGCCAAATATTGATCGGCTCAAAGCTCAAGGCGTTACATTCACTAATGCCCATACGAATGACCCGCTATGCGCCCCGTCGCGGGCGAGTATGCTTTTCGGCCTCTATCCGCAGACGACGAGTCTTTACTGGTTTGAAAACTGGCAAGATAACGGAATCTACAAGGAGAGCGTTTCGCTGCACGACAATCTCCGAAAGGGCGGGTATGGGGTCTATGGCACGGGTAAGGTCTACCACGGAAACCAGAATGGTTTGTTTGACGAATTTGGCCACTATGGCGACGTAGGCCCATGGCCATGGGATGGCCAGTCCGAGAATTTCCGACTTCCGCACCCGCAGCAGCTCTTCTTGTACGAAGGCGAGGATGCGGACGTGGACTACAAGTGGGAACACGTGTTTGGACCGCTTTCCGACATACCCGACTGGCCAGCCGATCCGGCCAATGGTATTCCTGGATACAAGGGATGGCGACTTTTCGGGAAGCCCTACAGGTATGTAAACAGTGATGATCGGGATCCATTGGCGGATGAGCTCGGGGCCGCTTGGTCAGCCGAGGTAATCAAACGGCAGCATGATAAGCCCTTCGCCCTTTTTACAGGCCTTATTCGAACCCACACGCCGCTATACGCGCCCCAAAACTACTTTGACCGCTTTCCGTTGGAATCCATTGAATTGCCTGTAGTCGATCCGAACGATTTGGATGATGTATCGATTGCACTGGGGAATGAATCGCTGTATGGGTTTCGTCGCTACAAAATGCTCGTTCGCCACGAAGGGAAGGACCTGTTTCGCAAGTGGCTTCAGGCCTACATGGCCTGTGTGTCGTTTGTTGATGACCAGGTGGGAACGATCCTTGATGCGGTCGAGGACAGCCCGGAACGCGATAATACCATTATATTCTTCACGAGTGATCATGGATTTCATGTGGGCGAGAAAAACTTCCTTTACAAGGGCAGTCTTTGGGAGCCGTCTACTCGCATTCCGCTCATTGTTGCCGGGGTCGAAGGATCGGCAGTGGGCGCTACTTGTGACCATCCGGTTTCATTGATCGACATTTACCCCACCTTTAATGAATTACTCGAATTAAATCGTAACCCAAATTCTGATACAAATGGATACGAACTAGAGGGACATAGCCTATTGCCTTTGATTCGAGATCCTGAGAATGGAGAATGGTCTGGACCTGATGTGGCCATTACTACGATTCCGGGAAAAAACCATATGCAGCATCGGATCTACGAAGGAACGCTGTATCCGCATTTTTCCGTTCGAGGAAAGCGCTGGCGTTACTCTTTGGCATCCAACGGCGGAGAAGAACTTTACGATCACGATAAGGATCCTTTCGAGTGGCGTAATCTTGCGAACAATCCGGAATACGCCTTTGTGAAGGCAGGCCTGAAAACGCAGCTCATCGAGTTGCGAGATGGGTTCAGCTGGAATGATTTGGAGGATATGAGGAGCTGGACTTCTGCAAAAGGGGTTAAGGTACATGGAGGTGAAATTCGAATGTCTGGTGGAGGTTCGGCTATGCTTGCCACGAAAGACTCATTTGAGAATTTCGAATTCGAGGCGGATATGAAAGTGGAACCCAAGACACGGATGAAAATTCGTTATAGAAAAGAGCCGGGCAGCGTTGTGTATTCCCCCATTTTGGCGTCCGATGAAGCGAAGTACAGCTGCTTTCATGTGGGCGAATGGAATCGCTACCGAATCCGGGTGCACGATAGTCGCCATCAACTATGGATTAACAATCGGTTCGTAAGTGACGACGTTCGCGATGCAACGAGCGAGTCCGGACCATTGATTATCGAGGCGATGGGGACGCGGTCGTCCGATGTCCGTATACGAAATCCAAGGATACGTAAACTATAG